Within Mustela nigripes isolate SB6536 chromosome 3, MUSNIG.SB6536, whole genome shotgun sequence, the genomic segment GAAGAATTAAAGTGGATAGATTGATGcttttataaaatctataaatattaatgttatccctttttttttctcctgtgtaggtgtgaaatgtttttcttattctacaAGTGTCATCAGCCTTGCATTACTACCATACATTTTTGCACAAAACAATATTATATTTGGAAGTCTACCTTTGCAGATATTATTTTATGGCATCATAGGTAGCTTTACAGTGATCACTCCAACACTGCTTCACTTTATTACAAAAGGCTATGTTGTTCGGTTGTACCATGAAGCTACAACAGACACTTACAAAGCCATTACTTACAACGTTGTGCTTTTAGAAACAAGTACCGTGTTTCACCAGAATGACGTGAAGATTCCAGACAGCACACATGTGTTTACCACATTTTATGCTAAAACAAAATCGCTGTTAGTTAATCCAAGGCTCTTTCCAAACCCTGAAGATTATAACCATCTAATGGGTTATGACAAACCATTTACTTTTGATATGGAAGAAGACAGTGAGAAGAAACAGGTTAAAGATGAGAAATGAGTCTATTGTTTTTTACATTTGTGCTTAAATGTGATTTATGTTCCAGTGTATATTAATAAAGTTgcctttacttttgttttctgttagtgattgaaaataatttgaaactgTATCGAACTTTTAATTTTTACGGAATTATATTCCTATATAATTATGCTATGTTTGAAAAATTAATCATGTAATATTCTAccacttgtgtttttaaaaaagtgaaaatatattttcatgctGGCTTATgcatggataattttttttaaaagattttatttatttatttaacagagatcacaagtaggcagagaggcaggcagagagagaggggaagcaggctccctgctgagcagagagcccaatgtggggctcggtcccaagaccctgagatcatgacctgagccgaaggcagaggcttaacccattgagccacccaggtacccctgcatgGATACTTTTATATAATGTGGTTGTCTCTAGTCTGGGGATCGATGTCAGACACAAATGGGagagttctttttcctttacGTTTGGATTTTTCTAGGTGTATAGATACTAATTTCGCAtgcattaaaaacttttaaaaacttttaaaattatgggaAGCAGTGTTACTTTCACTTTGGTTCTAGCACaggtttttgcttattttttcaggCATAGTTGCCCATAATAGGAATCTCTGTCTAGTTGAGTGTGGTAGCTACAGGAGAAATGGTGACCCAAGTAGTGATGTCTTTGGTGGCACTCTTCTCCTTTGGTGTATCCTATCAGAGTTGGAAAATCATAGGTACCAAATAGATGTACAGTAGCTTTTATAAAGTCATAATCTCTATGCTAATTTTATAAAGTATtggcattttcagatttttaaaactgtaaaatgaaaattagttcTTGTGAAGGATTTTCAGCAAGGAGCAAAAGGCCCTAAGTCATGCTCTTAGATCAGTAGATAACTTTTTAAGTGCCCAGtgtgtgccagatactgtgctaGTTGTCAAAGTCATAGTTAAGAACAAAACACCCGGGGTGcttggtggcttagttgattaggcctctgctttcagctcaggtcatgatcccaggccctagggattgagccccgtgtcaggctccctgctcagaggggagcttgctACTCCATctcaaaatcttgaaagaaaaaagaacaaaacactcAATCTCTGTGGAGCTGCCTAATGTCTTCTATTGTCTGTCATGATGGTAATCCTAATCTTTATGGCTTACCTGTGTATGAGGAAGGTTGATGGGGAAGCACCAGAAACCTCATACATTCATAGACAAAGATCAGGTCTGCAGCTGCTAGAAACTTATAGGAGAGTGTAACAGAAAAGTACTCCCCTTTCTGAGGTCTAGAGCCTGCCCTCTGGTAGGATCAGCCAGCTTGTGATCTAGCAGAAGGCAGGCTCTAGGTCTCAGGGAGATGAACAAGTTGGTGCCATCCCTATCTTCTgtttgggcctctgcctgcctgttccTCTGTCCTGTCACCTAGATATATACCTGTTGCTATCTTGGCAGTTAATGTATCTTCCTATAAAATTCTCCATGATAAAATGTTGATCAAATATTAGtagaggcaaggaaaaaaaaaacacacttagttccattcctagaagaaaaaacaGCATTACTAATGACTTAAtgttttctccagtttcttcatAAATTGTTCTGAGTGTACCGTTACCTCTTTAAGTGTCCTGTATTCTTATAACCATTCTATCACCTGCGGAGTGGAGTGAAAAACCTGTTTGTATTAGTATCAGAATAATTCAGAAGACAACTTGGttgttcagggaaaaaaaaaagcttaaaacacTAAGTGAGAAAGAGGACTTCTCAAGTGCATGGTCTGGAGCCACACCGGAAGAAGACAAGGAACAGTATGTGTAGAATATGATTCATCACTGAAATAATCAGAAACAATTCAGGCCAACGTGAGGAGGAAAAATTTGCACACACCTCTCTATGCCACTTTACTACCTTCACCACAAGTGGAGTAAAATCttggagaggctgggggaggtgaGGAGTCCCACTATCTACAGGAAGGGCATTGAGTTGGTTTTGAGTCTCAAAAGGCAGGGTGATCCTGGTTTAACATTGGGGTTGTATCAAGTAATATGCCTGTTGATAATAAAATGTCTTGTAATCCCTTTTCTAAACATTAGTTTCATTATTCTGAAAGACTTAAGCTTTTAGAAGCAAAAGTAACAAAGTGGCCATTAGGTCTCAATGATAGCCTTAGCTTGGACACAATTCTAGAGATGGTATTCTGATTTTTTCAGGTAATTTTGTTGTTGACTTCCCTTTCGTTGAGTATTTCAGTCATTCAAAGTTAGAAGAGTATAACGAATCAACATAACTGTCATTCAGATTCAACATTTACCAATTTGTTGTCAATGTTGTTTGACTTCCATCCCAACCACTTGCCCTCTACTTTTATTTGGAAGCAAAACCCAGTCACTGTAACATctctttcttgaatattttttaactCTACCAGATAAAGACGTAAAAATTATAATACCATTATAATACCCAAATTACTCCCCTCTTTCCAAGTCACTCCCGACTCCCCAAAGTTATCAAATATCCAGTTTGTTCAAATGCCAATTTCCTCCCCACATTTTGTTTGGATTAAGATCTTAGTAAAGTTCATGCCTTATTCACACCAATTTATTAAATGGCTTTCAAGACTCATCTAATCTATGGACCCCTCCAtttctttcactttgtttttttctcccttgtaaATTACCTGTTAAGAAACAGAGTCCTTTGTCCTTTACATCTTTTCGTGGTCTAGATTTTCTGATTGTATCCCTGAGGTGTACATTAACatgtttctctgtcttctgtatcTCCTATAAATTGGTGGTATGACTTGAGATTTCATCAGATCGAGATTTGATTATTTTGGATAATTCATAGAtgatgttgcctttttttttttttttaagatttttaaaaaaatttgacacagatcacaagcagagaggcaggcagagggagagggggaagcaggttccctactgagcagagagccctatgcagggctccatcccaggaccctaagatcatgacctgagctgaaggcagaggcttaacccactaagccacccaggcactgatGATGTTGCTTTTATTAACTATTGTTGCATTAACaaattgccccccccccaaatttagagttttgttttgttttttaaatttttaagacttcttatttaagagagtatgtgtgtgtgagcgaacaggggaaagggcagagggagaggcaaagaggcaaactccccactgagcagggatcctgatgcggggctggatcctaggatcctgagatcatgagcccaAATcctagagttggatgctcaacagtCTGAGCCACTTAGGTGTTTCAAAAACTAGAGGCTTAAAATGTAATACTGCATGGTGCCTGTTGGTCCAGTATCTGGGAGTGGCTTAGGTGAATGCTTCTGGGTCAGGTTCTGTCGTGAGGTTGGAGTCAAGCTCTCAGCTGGTGCTGCTGTCATCTGAAGGCTGAACTGGGGCAGGAGGGATTGTTTCCAAGGTGGTTACTCGCATGACTGACAAATTGGTGCTGGCTTTTGGTaggaggcctcagtttctcaccaCGTGGTTCTCTCTTTAGGGCTACTTGCTGCCCCCAGAGCAACTGATCCAGAAGAGTAGAGTGGAAGCCGCAAGGATGTGTATGATCTACCTTGAAAGTTGCACACTTTTA encodes:
- the TMEM70 gene encoding transmembrane protein 70, mitochondrial, with the protein product MLLLALGSSWEAGLRLGGKRTVLWAAAALRGFRAAASRVVPCSGSSGLVGCRSAWLRGASAGSPVLGRRVRTQVPLCWEGCIRCLHTQLEKSEDGRLIYTGNLARTVFGVKCFSYSTSVISLALLPYIFAQNNIIFGSLPLQILFYGIIGSFTVITPTLLHFITKGYVVRLYHEATTDTYKAITYNVVLLETSTVFHQNDVKIPDSTHVFTTFYAKTKSLLVNPRLFPNPEDYNHLMGYDKPFTFDMEEDSEKKQVKDEK